Proteins from a single region of Starkeya sp. ORNL1:
- a CDS encoding XRE family transcriptional regulator — MSGRTRILDRDGMDAGAQAITGQLGRTIQRLRKAYNLSLADLSEQSGVAKSIISQIERNETNPTLATVWRLSQALDVSIERFLAATDDEPFVEHLSRGDTPILVSEDGKCRLTITGWIKTVEWLQWFDFVAEPGGELVSDGHQRGSIECLSVLSGELEVECADVVEVARAGETLRYRCDRRHVIRNLGTKPAHATMVCLLKAAVLD; from the coding sequence ATGTCGGGCCGCACGCGAATTCTCGACCGGGACGGCATGGATGCCGGTGCGCAGGCCATCACTGGCCAGCTCGGCCGCACCATCCAGCGGCTGCGCAAGGCCTATAATCTCTCGCTGGCTGACCTCTCCGAGCAATCCGGCGTCGCCAAGTCGATCATCAGCCAGATCGAGCGCAACGAGACCAACCCGACGCTCGCCACCGTCTGGCGGCTGTCGCAGGCGCTGGACGTCTCCATCGAGCGCTTCCTCGCCGCCACCGACGACGAGCCGTTCGTCGAGCATCTGAGCCGGGGCGACACGCCGATCCTGGTCTCCGAGGACGGCAAATGCCGCCTCACCATCACCGGCTGGATCAAGACGGTGGAATGGCTGCAATGGTTCGACTTCGTCGCCGAACCGGGCGGCGAGCTGGTCTCCGACGGCCACCAGCGCGGCTCGATCGAGTGCCTGTCGGTGCTGTCGGGCGAACTGGAGGTCGAGTGCGCGGACGTCGTCGAGGTGGCCCGCGCCGGCGAGACGCTGCGCTATCGCTGCGACCGCCGGCACGTCATCCGCAATCTCGGTACCAAGCCGGCTCACGCCACCATGGTGTGCCTGTTGAAGGCGGCCGTCCTGGACTGA
- a CDS encoding efflux RND transporter periplasmic adaptor subunit — translation MKVAFPRLGFVAFAMAALLAGCGDNQQAQQAPPSPPVTVALPTKKTITDYDEYVGRFTAVDLIQVYARVSGYLDKIGFIDGQIVKQNDLLFTIDKRPFQVALEQAQANLARSQADLDFAISDLQRAQTLLQDKTSTAISKQTFDQRQQVERSARAQVAANDAAVRAAQLDLEFTELRSPVNGRIGDRRVAVGNLVTGGQGGTNTNTLLATVVSIDPIYFEFTFDEASYIRYQRMTNKRDRVAGGPGDPIPVQLELIDETGFPHQGTMDFIDNVIQESTGTIRGRAKFANPTAQFTPGMFGRIRVPSSDPHEAILVPDVAIGTEQTRKFVYVMAPGSDPQAPQMKYVTLGRVVDGLRVITTGITGEDRVVVNGLVRIRPGAKVVAQEEQAKPPAGTPPAGAAAKPAAAN, via the coding sequence ATGAAAGTCGCGTTCCCGCGTCTCGGCTTTGTCGCGTTTGCGATGGCCGCGCTGCTCGCCGGTTGCGGTGACAACCAGCAGGCGCAGCAGGCGCCGCCTTCGCCTCCGGTCACCGTTGCACTGCCGACCAAGAAGACCATCACCGACTATGACGAATATGTCGGGCGCTTCACCGCGGTGGACCTGATCCAGGTCTATGCGCGCGTCTCCGGTTATCTCGACAAGATCGGCTTCATCGATGGCCAGATCGTCAAGCAGAATGACCTGCTCTTCACCATCGACAAGCGGCCCTTCCAGGTGGCGCTCGAGCAGGCGCAGGCCAACCTCGCCAGGTCGCAGGCGGACCTCGATTTCGCGATCTCCGACCTGCAGCGCGCGCAGACCCTGCTCCAGGACAAGACCTCGACCGCCATCTCCAAGCAGACCTTCGACCAGCGCCAGCAGGTCGAGCGCTCGGCGCGCGCGCAGGTCGCTGCGAATGATGCGGCGGTACGTGCCGCCCAGCTCGACCTCGAATTCACCGAGCTGCGCTCGCCGGTCAATGGCCGCATCGGTGACCGCCGCGTCGCGGTCGGCAATCTCGTTACCGGCGGGCAGGGCGGTACCAACACCAATACGTTGCTCGCCACCGTCGTCTCGATCGACCCGATCTATTTCGAGTTCACCTTCGACGAGGCCTCCTACATCCGCTACCAGCGCATGACCAACAAGCGGGACCGCGTGGCGGGCGGACCGGGCGATCCGATCCCGGTACAGCTCGAGCTCATCGACGAGACCGGCTTCCCGCATCAGGGCACGATGGATTTCATCGACAATGTGATCCAGGAGAGCACGGGCACCATCCGCGGCCGTGCCAAGTTCGCCAACCCCACCGCCCAGTTCACGCCCGGCATGTTCGGCCGCATCCGTGTGCCGTCGTCCGATCCGCACGAAGCGATCCTTGTGCCGGACGTCGCCATCGGCACCGAACAGACTCGCAAGTTCGTCTATGTGATGGCCCCCGGCAGCGATCCGCAGGCGCCGCAGATGAAGTACGTCACGCTCGGCCGCGTCGTTGACGGGCTGCGCGTCATCACCACCGGTATCACCGGCGAGGATCGCGTGGTGGTCAACGGGCTGGTCCGCATCCGGCCGGGCGCCAAGGTGGTCGCCCAGGAAGAGCAGGCCAAGCCGCCGGCCGGGACTCCGCCGGCTGGCGCTGCCGCCAAACCCGCTGCAGCGAACTGA
- a CDS encoding multidrug efflux RND transporter permease subunit has protein sequence MRFSHFFIDRPIFASVVSIVVMILGGVAFFSLPVAQYPDIAPPVINVTGQYPGASAETVADTVVSPIEQQINGVEKMIYLSSNSTADGRFSIAVTFEVGTDLDIAQVQVQNRVAIAAPRLPQEVQQIGVITAKSSPDILMAVSLYSPDDSRDSLFISNYANLQIKDQLQRVKGVGSITVFGSRDYAMQVWLDPTKLQALNLAATDVVAALQAQNIQVASGVLNAPPVPKQLAFQVAVRTLGRLSTPEQFGNIVVRQVGNAVVRMRDVARIEIAAQDNSSNSYFDSKPAVVLGIFQLPGSNALATGQAIEAEIARISTSFPAGVAYSTAYNPTRFIAQSVEAVEHTIIEAIILVIIVVVLFLQTWRAAIIPILAIPVSLIGTFFVMSLFGFSLNNLSLFGLVLAIGIVVDDAIVVVESVEHNISTGLSPRDAAYKTMDEVGGALVAISLVLASVFIPSAFITGISGEFYRQFALTIAGSTLISLLVSLTLSPAMCALLLKPHHTERKTAWYAWPVVGFFRIFNKGFDGVSRGYGWLTGRLVRFAVIVLIVYAGILAYGFTVFRDTPQGFIPAQDRGYLIVASQLPGGAALERTNTVMTRAAEIALKVPGVEHVVNIVGFSGATFTNAPNAGAMFVILGPAEDRAKDPRQSATAIQGALFQQLAGIEEAFMIVVQPPPVSGIGNAGGFRMMIEDRGGRGFDALQGAVYAMMGRANQTPGLSQVYSLFETSTPQLFLDIDRTKAQLLGINMADAFAALQIYIGSSYVNDFNLFGRTYRVQAQADAPFRLTPEDVLRLRVKNTNGDTVPFGSFTTVRDISGPYRVPRYNLYPAAELDGNTAPGTSQGQAIQLMQQIAKETLPEGFAFEWTTLAYQQINAGNTAIFAFALGVVFVFLVLAAQYESLTLPLAVILIVPMCLIAAVTGILIRGMDNNILSQVGFIVLIGLAAKNAILIVEFAKQLEDRGEPRQQAATHAAQLRLRPIIMTSLAFILGVVPLVRATGAGAELRQALGTAVFSGMIGVTVFGLLFTPTFYVVCRWLASLGERRRPAPNVEPPAPPAEVQPSA, from the coding sequence ATGCGCTTCTCGCACTTCTTCATCGATCGCCCGATCTTCGCCTCGGTGGTTTCCATCGTGGTGATGATCCTTGGCGGCGTGGCGTTCTTCTCGTTGCCGGTCGCGCAGTATCCGGATATCGCGCCACCAGTCATCAACGTGACCGGCCAGTATCCCGGCGCCAGCGCCGAGACGGTGGCCGACACCGTGGTCTCGCCGATCGAGCAGCAGATCAACGGCGTCGAGAAGATGATCTATCTGTCGTCGAACTCGACGGCGGACGGGCGCTTCTCCATCGCCGTGACCTTCGAGGTCGGCACCGATCTCGATATCGCGCAGGTCCAGGTGCAGAACCGCGTCGCCATTGCGGCGCCGCGCCTGCCGCAGGAAGTTCAGCAGATCGGCGTCATCACGGCGAAGAGCTCGCCGGACATATTGATGGCGGTGAGCCTCTACTCGCCGGACGATTCCCGCGACTCGCTGTTCATCTCGAACTACGCCAACCTGCAGATCAAGGATCAGCTGCAGCGCGTGAAGGGCGTCGGCTCGATCACCGTGTTCGGCAGCCGCGACTATGCCATGCAGGTCTGGCTCGACCCGACCAAGCTGCAGGCGCTGAACCTCGCCGCGACTGACGTCGTCGCCGCATTGCAGGCGCAGAACATCCAGGTCGCCTCCGGCGTGCTGAATGCGCCGCCGGTGCCGAAGCAACTCGCCTTCCAGGTGGCGGTACGCACGCTCGGGCGCCTGTCGACGCCCGAGCAGTTCGGCAACATCGTGGTGCGGCAGGTCGGTAATGCCGTGGTGCGCATGCGCGACGTCGCGCGCATCGAGATCGCGGCGCAGGACAATTCGTCCAACTCCTATTTCGATTCAAAGCCCGCGGTGGTGCTTGGCATCTTCCAGCTGCCGGGTTCGAACGCGCTCGCCACCGGCCAGGCCATCGAGGCCGAGATTGCGCGTATCTCCACGAGCTTCCCTGCCGGCGTCGCCTATTCGACCGCCTATAATCCGACGCGCTTCATCGCCCAGTCGGTGGAGGCGGTGGAACACACCATCATCGAGGCGATCATCCTCGTCATCATCGTGGTGGTGCTGTTCCTGCAGACATGGCGCGCCGCGATCATCCCGATCCTGGCGATACCGGTGTCGCTCATCGGCACCTTCTTCGTCATGAGCCTGTTCGGCTTCTCGCTGAACAACCTCTCGCTGTTCGGTCTGGTGCTCGCCATCGGCATCGTGGTGGACGACGCCATCGTCGTGGTGGAGAGCGTCGAGCACAATATCTCGACCGGACTCTCGCCGCGTGACGCCGCCTACAAGACCATGGATGAGGTGGGCGGCGCGCTCGTCGCCATCTCGCTGGTGCTGGCCTCGGTCTTTATTCCCTCGGCCTTCATCACCGGCATATCCGGTGAGTTCTATCGCCAGTTCGCACTGACCATTGCCGGCTCGACGCTGATCTCGCTGCTGGTGTCGCTGACGCTGTCGCCCGCCATGTGTGCGCTGCTGCTGAAGCCGCATCACACCGAACGCAAGACGGCCTGGTACGCCTGGCCGGTGGTTGGCTTCTTCCGCATCTTCAACAAGGGCTTCGACGGCGTCTCGCGCGGCTATGGCTGGCTCACCGGCCGGCTGGTGCGCTTCGCCGTCATCGTGCTCATCGTCTATGCGGGCATCCTCGCCTATGGCTTCACGGTGTTCCGCGACACGCCGCAGGGCTTCATCCCGGCGCAGGACCGCGGCTACCTGATCGTCGCCTCCCAGCTTCCGGGCGGCGCCGCACTCGAGCGCACCAACACGGTGATGACGCGGGCGGCGGAGATCGCGCTGAAGGTTCCCGGCGTCGAGCATGTGGTGAATATCGTCGGCTTCTCCGGCGCCACCTTCACCAACGCGCCGAACGCCGGCGCCATGTTCGTCATCCTCGGGCCGGCGGAAGATCGGGCGAAGGATCCGCGCCAATCCGCGACCGCAATCCAGGGGGCGCTGTTCCAGCAGCTCGCCGGGATCGAGGAAGCGTTCATGATCGTGGTGCAGCCTCCGCCGGTGTCCGGCATCGGCAATGCCGGCGGCTTCCGCATGATGATCGAGGACCGTGGTGGCCGCGGCTTCGACGCCTTGCAGGGCGCGGTCTATGCGATGATGGGCCGGGCCAACCAGACGCCCGGGCTGTCCCAGGTCTACTCGCTGTTCGAGACCTCGACGCCCCAGCTCTTCCTCGACATCGATCGCACCAAGGCGCAACTGCTCGGCATCAACATGGCCGACGCGTTCGCCGCGCTGCAGATCTATATCGGCTCGTCCTATGTCAACGACTTCAACCTGTTCGGCCGCACTTACCGGGTCCAGGCCCAGGCGGACGCGCCATTCCGCCTTACCCCGGAGGACGTGCTGAGGCTCAGGGTAAAAAATACCAATGGCGACACCGTGCCGTTCGGCTCCTTCACCACGGTGCGGGACATTTCCGGGCCGTACCGCGTGCCCCGGTACAATCTCTATCCAGCGGCGGAACTCGACGGCAACACGGCACCCGGCACCTCGCAGGGCCAGGCAATCCAGCTGATGCAGCAGATCGCCAAGGAGACCCTGCCCGAGGGCTTCGCCTTCGAATGGACGACGCTGGCCTATCAGCAGATCAATGCCGGCAACACCGCCATCTTCGCCTTCGCGCTCGGCGTGGTGTTCGTGTTCCTGGTGCTGGCGGCGCAGTATGAGAGCCTGACATTGCCGCTGGCGGTCATCCTCATCGTGCCGATGTGTCTGATCGCCGCCGTCACCGGAATCCTGATACGCGGGATGGACAACAACATCCTCAGCCAGGTCGGCTTCATCGTGCTGATCGGGCTCGCGGCCAAGAACGCCATCCTGATCGTCGAGTTCGCCAAGCAACTCGAGGATCGCGGCGAACCGCGGCAGCAGGCGGCGACGCATGCTGCGCAGCTGCGACTGCGGCCGATCATCATGACGTCGCTCGCCTTCATCCTCGGCGTGGTGCCGCTGGTGCGGGCGACCGGGGCGGGCGCCGAACTGCGCCAGGCGCTCGGCACCGCGGTGTTCTCCGGCATGATCGGCGTGACCGTGTTCGGCCTGCTGTTCACGCCGACTTTCTATGTGGTGTGCCGTTGGCTGGCCAGTCTCGGCGAGCGCCGTCGGCCCGCACCGAACGTCGAGCCGCCAGCGCCGCCGGCGGAAGTGCAGCCGTCAGCGTGA
- a CDS encoding SRPBCC family protein, translated as MSYRHLLAAGLLVCAATPAFAVEITRSVEVSTNPAKTWEAIGAFCGIGVWHPAIAKCELGMRKAHAARTLSLKGGGTILEEELERSDRGMSYTYAILESPLPVEDYKSTISVKEHGTGSTITWAGNFKAKGASDAKAAEVITGIYDAGLGGLKAKLK; from the coding sequence ATGTCCTATCGTCACCTGCTTGCCGCAGGGCTGCTCGTCTGTGCCGCTACGCCTGCCTTCGCCGTCGAGATCACCCGCTCGGTCGAGGTCTCCACGAACCCCGCCAAGACCTGGGAAGCGATCGGCGCCTTCTGCGGCATCGGGGTCTGGCATCCCGCCATCGCTAAATGCGAACTCGGCATGCGGAAGGCGCATGCGGCGCGTACGCTTTCGTTGAAGGGCGGCGGCACCATCCTGGAAGAGGAGCTTGAGCGCAGCGACCGCGGCATGAGCTATACCTATGCCATCCTTGAGAGCCCGCTGCCGGTCGAAGACTACAAGTCCACAATCTCGGTGAAGGAGCACGGCACCGGTTCGACCATCACCTGGGCCGGCAACTTCAAGGCCAAGGGCGCCAGCGATGCCAAGGCGGCCGAAGTCATTACCGGCATCTATGACGCCGGGCTCGGCGGCCTGAAGGCCAAGCTGAAATAA